A window of Dysidea avara chromosome 1, odDysAvar1.4, whole genome shotgun sequence genomic DNA:
GCCAATTGCATGTAGCTGGccacccataacttgacttatGAATATGGAATCAGCTTGAAATGTGGTCACATTATACCCCTAGCCACACCAGTATTGCTTAGTGTAATATGAAGGCGATAGTTAGGTTAAAAACATGAgaagtttgaaatttgaaaatGCTATAAGATccatttttgcagatccggtcacaaatagtcCTGATCATTACAACTGCCTACAAcctacatacatgtgtatatcTATTAATAATTTATTACTTGTAAATTGTCCAGATATATGAGGAATTTGTTACATACTTACACAATAAAGTACTGTTTAGTCAAGCACATCACAATAAATGAATGATTATAATGACAGTATGCACCAactttaatcataatagtgATAATATCTACAAGGATGAGTAGTTAATGATACTCACTGGTGCAAATTATAAGTGAATGTGGTTAAGTGTATCAAATATTTGTAAGTGTTAATAGCAAACTCAATAAGTAAGTGTCTTTACTCTATAAGAGAGAAGTTAATATGATTTAGTCTACAGTACTATGTATGTAGTTCACTTGACAGCTTTCTACATACTGTAGAAATTTTATGATAAGAATATTCCATGTGTAATTAGATTGGTGGGTATCAACTCATTATTGAGTATTACGGTGCTTTGGTGAAGTGTCATTTTTGTATAAAGGGGTTGTTCACTGAGATTGAATAACATTTTGGAGTCACGAAAAATATTGGTGGTTTTATTTTTGGCAAATATCTATGATAGGAATTTGCAACAAATCAATTTTGTCAGCTACAGAATACTGTAGTTAACAAATGCAACTAGTCACATCACGCATGGTACATAACAAGAGACGGATTGATAAATGGATTGGCTATTGGTAATACATGTTTATGAACACCTTTAAGTTTGAACAATTATATCCTAGCCATACGTGTTTGCGTATGATATAAGCCAATAGCTATAACTACTCTTACACTATAAAACTAACTATAAAGCATAGATGCATGCTAGCTACCATAGCTGATTCATATTTTTATGCTGGTTATCAGCATATTAGCTACTACTGTAGATGTGCTTAATGCCAGGTTATCAGGTTATTAATAGAAAAACTGTGACACGTAttactgttacagtagctaactagctacctGTAACAGCAGGGGTGACAGTCACGGGTTTGAACgcatagctatactgtatgtcCAAGGCGCAACTTGCTCCATGACATGCAAAAACAAGGACGTGTATAGCCTACCAGTCGCATGATGAGCAAGCTGTGGACGTACAGGCGTTAAAACCATCGTCTCCTGTAATTAAAGCATTCAGGGTACAATAGAAACTGTACAGtttattgtacatacagtatttcTTGCTCACGTACCACTCGTACTGATGCTACACCAACAGCTTAGGACATTTCTCTCTCTGCACTGAACTCTCCTGTGAGCGCCGGGGCGTTGTCTTATGGGCGTGGCGTTTCGTAGCAACCTATGTATCACGTGGCCCATTCACACCTTGACGATGAAACCCATGCCACACCCATGTAAATgcacgtaaacaaacgctcaatTATATGCTACCGGTTAAGTACACAGTGGTTAAGACCTCCCTGCATGCGTATATTTATAGAGATATCCTAGTCTACCACACGggaaattggaaacagtggaaatggaaactggaaacggaaagtggaaatggaaaacagaaatggtcgaatcgtcatataaatgtaccttagatagggtccgcaatccgaaaaatcaacttctacaaatcaatccccctaccattgtgggatgttcattgtagtatcccattacttgatccaccatgaaaccggaggcacgattgttgtcttcacagaaatattgttttcagtatctcgcaagatgcaaaatttatttttaaaatttcgtgctccacacaaaggaccggatgaaacttgctacttagccaaatcgtatccagagttgttgtagttgaaaagtacgcacagaaataagtaaatgatttgccgggtgcccggcacagggttgctttctttgaaaaaacagacaaagagatacgaagtttcgaattcaaattGCCCTatcacccagggcaagagaagccaactcttcctcatagtatttcgatacggttgggtgcatagtctgtctatgctgttagtttggaaaagatctgagacttctcaccatctgggtgacgagcgtcaaaattttctgcagcatcaaagaattgtgtcgcgctttctagccatttccagcgcttctgcagccacatcAATCATCatttataaactaaaactatggcaaaagatgtccctgaacgtttggtagcagcggttgtcaattattatttcatccacggcttccacgcctcgttctaagctatgcatcaagggaggcagcaaaatcgtccaaatttgacttcacctctaaagctccacagcagcttcaaatcttcactagatcaccctacatcaccattatgctgcaaaacatccaaaaacaaaccgaaaaaagcacagaatctttcatttttgattcgagctgggtggagctcctggtgagctgctggtatactgcatcatgtGAAattacagaaacaccaactactactactaccaaacgttttgatccatcatttatcatcattctaaacaaaatgaagtgaccagtgtggcatcagaagtactggaaagcactttggtaccattgagagaatcccttgaaataacgcacgaaaattttgacgttcttcacccagatggtgagaagtctcagatcctttccagactaacagcatagacagactatgcatccaaccttatcacatcactatgaggaagagttggcttttcttgtcttggctggtagggcagtttgaattcgaaaatttgtgtttcgttttctgctttttgggagaaagcaaccctgtgcagggaacccagtgaatcatttgcttattactgtgcgtactttttaactacattaactctagataatatctagctaagcagcaagttctatcctgttctttgtgtggagcacgaaatttaataaataatttttgcatctcacgaaatactaaaatcgatatttctgtgaagacaacaatcgtgccttcggtttcatggtggatctagcaatgggataccacaatgaacatcccacaatggtagggggttcgatttgtaaaagttgatttttcggattgcggaccctaccttagAGTAAAACCCTTAGTGGCCACCACCTTCTTATGAAGACCAcatctgtacaaagaccacattgtaattaactctcaaagatggctaaggaccactttgtggtcacctttgataaaaaccacctctttacatggtaatattttggtaggcttcaaacatgtatttcttgactcatatcaatgtcatctctttgcccatacttcactcaagtcatataccatcattgcttagtttgtaccagcatagataatactatgGGACCAGAATGCATCATACAGAAATATTCCATGGAAGtaaaatgtagctagtacactacaacctactgtatcaacgAAGAGCCTagtctttttagctgttttgataatgTGGTCTGACATaagatgtttggaacctagccATTATTGcatgtgaagaggtggtctttgtaaagaggtgatcttATAAAAGgtgccttagccatctttgagatccaattataatgtggtctttgtatagAGGttgtctttataagaaggtggtctttaagaggtggccactaaacaagggttttactctagggtacatttatatgacaattttaccatttccattttccgtttccagtttccatttcaaCTGTTACCAATTGCCCCTACCACACCGTGTTGGGGATTCAAGAAACTATACTGCTGGAGAATAACCACGTATAGTAGCTACAGTAAGTAAAGTTAACTTATATGTAGCCAACTGcgtatcatgaaccacagtagtggttcacATAATAGAGATCGTCTATTTTTTTtcttccaaaatcctaatagaacactcaactgaCACCACCTTAAATAAGCCtcagaagttaatttggaagaagtttaggtCCTAGCAAAGATGAAGTAAAAAGTacttgataaaagtacttttcGAAGAACTGAAATCTGTCAGTTTTGAGCCTTTTTATtattagcaagagtaaataactcttccattatttactcttgatactaGTTTGAAGCCCAAAACATTAAAACAAAATAAGCGACACATTTTGCTTTACAACAAGGCTGATTGGGAGTCTATTAAATTTGTTTTGAAGATGTTTTATGAAGAGCTCTCTAGTATTGATCTGATACAAGTTGATACTAACTCCTTGTGGTTATTAAGATTCCATAACAAACTCACTGAGCTCATAGATCTCTATATCCCTAAGAAAATCTCACGGAAGCGTTGTACATCACCATGGATTACCCCTGAATAAAGAAGGCTAATGAGAAAGCGTAATAGATTGTTCAAAAAAATATAAAACCTTCCACTCTCCAATGTACCTAGATTATTATAAGTCACTTAAGCATCAAATACAAAGAGAAGTAAGGCGACTTCACACGAACTATATCAGTTCTATAATTACACCTTTGGGTACACACAACAAAAAGTTTTGGTCATATATTAAAAACCTTAGAAAGGACACATGCAACATACCATCACTGTTTGTCAATGGTAATGAAGTATTAGAGAACCAGGCAAAAACAGAGGTGCTTAACGATCATTTCCAACCGGTTTTTATTAAAGAAGATACCTCCCGGTTGCCTAGCAAAGGACCAAGTCCCTACCAACCATTGGATGATTTTGTAGTCACCACAGCTGGCATTGACAATTTACTAGTTGGCCTAGATGTTCACAAAGCCTCTGGTCCTGATCACATCAGTGCAAGGGTCCTCAAATAGGCACACAGCGAACTTGCCCCTATATTCCAAATCATTTTTCAGCACTCTCTGGATTCAGGCCTGGTCCCGCAAGATTGGAAAATTACTAATATTGTCCCAGTACACAAGAAGGGGGATAAGAGCTCTGCCCCCAATTACAGACCAGTGTCATTAACTTCAATCAGTAGCAAAATCATTGAACATACTTTAGCGTCACAAATAATGCACCATCTACAGTCTAACAATATTCTCTCTGACTCACAATATGTTTCAGAAGAAATAGATCTTGTGAATCACAATTAATTGCATTTGTACATGATCTGATGTTGAACCACAACAATGGTATTCAGTCCGACATTATTTATACAGACTTTGCCAAAGCCTTCGACAAGGTTCCTCATCAGCGTTTACTTTATAAGTTGAAATGGTATGGCATAGACAACAGTGGATTAAATCTTTTCTAACAAATTGTCATCAACAAGTAATCATAGATGGTTCAACTTCTTCTCTAATTCCAGTTACTTCCAGAGTTCCACAAGGCACAGTCCTAGGTCCCATACTGTTTTCAATATACATAAATGATCTACCAGAAGTCATCAAACACTCCACAATAagattatttgctgatgactgcatattatacagataaattaaatgtacagaagaTGCTACTTTACTCCAAAGCGATATTAACTCCTTTATGAAATGGGCTTTGATATGGCAAATGAAAGTCAATGTAGATAAATGTCACAGCATGAGTGTAACACTAAGTAAGCTTTACACTATTTCAAGAACCTAGTACATGGATAACTCTCCCTTGTCCCAAGTTGATATTTGCAAGTACTTAGGTGTCATCATCCAATCAGACCTAAAATGGAACATGCATGTCAActacataacagctaaagccaacAAAGCCTTGGGATTTCTCAAACGTAATATCTCATGTGCCTCAatccatgctaagaaattagcaTACACAGTATTTATTCGTTCCCAACTCGAATATGCTGCAACAATGTGGGAACCCTGACAGTCTACCTTAATATCCCAGTTAGAGCAGATACAACAAAGAGCAGCCCGGTTTGTGacaaatacatacacacgtGACCCTACTGTTAGCGTAACTAACCTTATGCATCAGCTGGACTGGCAATCACTTGAAAGCAGATGATTAAAATTaagattatccatgatgtacaaaattattcacaatgagattgatatcccatttgatttgtatactaactttgcaacatattccagtacaagaaattatcatccttttaacctcctagctatcattgcaagcatcaaagacctcatatcagtcctcattttttccagcaacaatttcactttggaatgatttacctaacttagctaaagactctaattcacttgaagcatttaaatctataattaaattataatttacttattggaattattttttttgtgattcgtctgtacatttttcttcttttctgaagttgtacagtataggtaaataataataaaaaatattcATTATGTAAAATATGGTCGTATATGTCTACTTGAAAAAAATTCTTTGATCATAAAAACCACGCCCTACCTTTAATTAACCACCCCCTTTCGTGAGGAAGGCTTACCAACAACTCAACAAACACTCTCACTATTGAAATTTTACAGAAACGTATTGTGAATGGCGTATTTCACTATCCCATCTTTTTCAAAGGGGTTAGCAATGATCCGGCGAACGCGTTTGTATTGGAGTCAGTGGGTTCACGTGAGctgattccaatcccgggtacttgtctgtatatctatgattTAGTCATAGATATAATGGGTGCGTAGTACCGTGTTTTCAGGTTTCTGGCTaaaatcaaagcattaacgTGATCAAACGCGTAATCCGTGCTTCGAACTAGCAAGGCTTACATAACTTGCAGCATACTAGCAATACTTGAACATATACAATGATCGGCAAAAGGTGCGAATATTCACTTTAAATGCCTTGCAAGTGTGAGATATTTGAATTacagatcacgtgtttgatcacgtttatgctttgattttcgcaagaaccctgaaaaacacggtataTAATAATCTATGATTTTAGTGTGCAGAACGTGCGCGGGCGCACGCTATTAATAGTATTCGAAAATACCCAAAAGTTTCCTGGTCCCAAGAGTCCAGTATCGTCACGTGATAGTTCTAGAAAGTTCTATAATTACATCAGTCACTACAGATTGATTGATCCTCCGGTGTTCTCGGATTGAGCATTCTTCGTGAAAATATCGAGCTCAAAAACTGCTGTATAATGGGCAATTTTTTCGACAATAATCAGCAGATCAGCCAGGCTGTTCTTAGATACAGGGAAAGTTTTCGCGATGACGATGGGGTTCTAGGGAATGGTTGGTCTGTCTGGATACCAGCCATAATGTCACAAGAGAATAGACGTTTTTCGGAACGGAGAAACAACATGCCAGGCTACATATTGCCACAAGCTACTCTACGCGCTCTCATAAATCGGACTGCAGGAAATAGAGGTGATGATGCCATTTGTGGGATTTATGAATTGGGGCTTACAAGTACCGCGCAAAGCAAAGACATTTGTGTAGTATACATTGGATATACAGAAAATATCGCAGATAGAATTTCCTGCTATTGCAGAACTAGTTCTCACAAGGCAACGGAAATTAATGCAGCTTTGAGGAGGAATTACAACGTATTTGTTCGTTTTAACATTTCTGATACAGGAGAAAATGCAAAACGGGCAGAAACCAACATCTTGATGAAAGTCACTTATGCCTGGAATTCCCAGTACCCTAATCCAGCACCTCGAAACCTTCCTCTGGAATAATTGAATTACAGCACTAGTGGACGTAACTTTTATTAATGTGAAAGTTtttatagctatgcattgtgTTTGTATGGATCTTATAGTTGTAcggaaaatttggtacagatttgGTTTGTATGGTTTAATAGAAATCggtccatttctggtaaaatgtGTGCTGTGCTGAAATACAGATTAGGCCACTTTTAGTTGAATAGTTGTTTCACGGACGAAAGCTTAGGGTTAGTAAGTCGGCACTTTAAATTTAAATCAAAACAAAAGGAGTGCAGAAATAACAAAATTCAAGTAAGGGGCATGGTCTCAATGAAATGGTATAAGTTGTTTGCAGTTATGAGAGTTTTGAGGAAATAATATTTGTAGGTGAACAGTTAACGGTTAAATGTGCTCAAAAGAATACAAGGCTTGTGCTAAGAGTTTATAATGATTTTAGCTTTAtgaaatttattttaatttttccGAAAGGTAAATTGATCCAACTAGCTACATGGCGTCAGTGTTTGTAAAAAGAGTCATATTTGCTTACTAGATTGAGTAACATTACTATCAAAGCCGCACTATGTGAATCACACAATACATATATGTTTACATGATAAAATAACACCCAGTAGCTAGTACATTAATTTCTCCATAAAAAAGTTGTGAGACTTTGCATTTCTTATCACTGTGTTGCAATTAAATCAAGTAGCTGGATTGGTAGTTTACTTTGATAGCAAATTGATGAGCTATGAATAAAATAAACAGCATAAAATTATTAAATTCATATGTAATTTACAGAACTGAACAGGCTAGTGTAAACATAAAAGTGTGGTATGTGTGCAAATAATATTaacagtttatttatttatttattttatttatttattattactgcattGGCAGGTAGCTCTGCTGATGGGCCCAGGAAAAAAAGAATTTACAAGATttacaatattagctagctacaatgataGTAAGTAGGTTATCAGTAAATAAATTCAAATCATCATGATCAATTATTGTAGTGGGTAGGTTATTCCattcattaattgtttttgagAAGAAGCTCTGTTGATAGGGGGTGGGGTAAAAGCGGGACGGGGACGAAAGGGGGTAAAAgcgggacggggacggggaccAAAGTGACTTTAGAGTTAGATCACTGTACGGGGTTACCTAAATCTAGTTCTGCCTCCATAGCTATAAATAGCTAGTTCATTATGGATGCTGTATTCCCTCTCTTATATACTGAGAGTATAGTTGTGCTAGCACTATGCCTGATTGCACTTCAGTCACTGAACTAGCTATTCCCCTCCCACAATTATAGTGAtttctactgtataatatttGCATACAATCAATAATAAATAGGATGGCCAGAGCCTCAATATCTGCTTCTCAGCAAATATTCTTCTGTTGCTATTTTAATGAGTGGACAGCTAACCTGTTTCAAGTTGAAGCTAATAAACCTGTTTTGTaagtttagtttttgtaaataCTCTTTGCCGTGCCTGTGTACTGTCCTCATTTTCGGTCAGTTGTgcggtcgcatgttgtccgaggattGACTTGCATTTACTTTGTAGTTGTTTCATCATAATAAAAATATTCTATAATACTATTCATTGAAGTCTTGATACGATAGAACTTTTTTTATAgtcaaacaaattaccagacCACATTGTAGATTCCCCATCTCTTGATCAGTTTTACTTGTACTTATTAAATACTGTATTATGattttatgtagctaatgtATTTTTAAtctatatatatgtattgtatCCTTCAAAGTGAAGTTGTATTGCAGTAATAGTAAATAATAATGACCCTCATATAGCTAGAGGGGAGCCTATGTGATTTTGATCCTGATTATAACCTTTTCTCCATACATTAATGATACTGCCTAGAAATTAATACCAGTTTTCCACCATGTATACAGGTTATACATACCGCaaaatacagctatacatggataaaacaacaataataaacagATTACTTGCTAAACAGAAAATAATATGCATATGATCCTGTGCAGTTTTCTAAGTTTAAAACCATTTCATGGTTATATTTAATGAAACGCTGTTGGTTGGTTGATTTCATGCCATCATAAAAGTATGGTCGTCCATGCCACAACACAATTGAAACAAAGTGGCCTCCAGTGTTGATCGTGCAACCACCAAGTTGGTAACAATAATTGTAAACAGTGATGGACAGTGGCATCCAGTTGATCTGATGAAGGCTGAGAGATTCAATGCTAATAGGAAGCAGCCATGGATGCTTGTTCATGAAACCAGATGAAAGGACTCTTGGTTTTCCATTGCAGGAATAGAATTTCTCTctactgttttgtgttttgatAGTTTCTGTGGTATTAATCCTGTCACTGAGAATATAAGGAGCTTTCCGAGGTGGTTTCTTAGGGAACTCGGATCCACAGTATCCCATGTCATCTCCTGGAACTGGAAAGATTCTCTGAACATTGGATGGACACAGAGTCGGAGGCAATGAGAATGTTGTTTGGTAGCCTGTTTTCACTGGGTTGTTGGCTGGACAGTATTGAGATTTGCATTGCTGCGACACCTGCAGTATGTGGTACCATGTGAACACAGACTGTTGGGTACACTTGAAAATTTCGAAGAAAATTTTGGGGCTCTCCCTTACGATCTTTCAGTTGCAGCTGGAAACATAGTTGGtatgtgttgtaaataccatcaTGTGAAATCCGGAACTGGCGATTCTCATCTTTCTGGAAGTTTTTGATTTGATTCTGGTCTCTAGGTGTGTTGATGACATGTCTAGGCCCACCTTCATCTTCATTGACTAACTGTTGATAAACTTTCTGTGCTGACATCATTGGTCCTTTATTAGTAACctgcaaaattttgaacataataggcagGTCCCTAACTATTTCATGCTTAACTATTACACTATACCTTTTCCTTAATGTGAGGTGCTGACCATACAAATGGTTTGGTACTTTTCTTGCTGTTCCGGTGTGCACATGGTACAAATGCATTGTGATCTCCCAGATAGTGAATTAAATAGCTTGAGCCAATACCCCAATATTCCAACCGCTTGAAGGAGTTATCACCAGTTTGCTTTTCTATCCCTGCTACATCAATAGCTCCAGTCTTCTTCTTCACAGAATAATTCCCACGGTCAAAAGTCCTAGTGCCTTTATGGACCCATCTATATTGGTCACATCTGTGTAGATAAAGAGGTAATTTTAGCACAGTATAATATACACAAACAACATAGGTAtaggcaagagttaataataactcttgatataattcTATATGTTCATGATTGCATAGCTCACTATACCTTAGCTTCTTTTTGTTGCTCTCCCATTGAGATTCATCTGGGCCTAAATCAGACAATATCAGTGTTCCTCCTCGGGGTTGCACGGGTGGCTTGACAGAGGTGTTCAAAAAATCTTTGTAGTTGGTTCCAGCTCCTTCTAAATAGGATACAATCTCCTCCATTTCGAGGGCACCATTGGCATCATTTGAAATCACTGTGCAGTCATCTGTGTCGTGATTCGAGCCATCTTCTGAGTCATCCATAAAGAGATTAGTCTCAGCAGATACTAAGTAGCTCAAACTGATTTAAGTCACCGTTACAATAAGTCTGTCTTGTAAGTTTGAGTATAATGTAGCTAAATCTCTCAAGCTTTATTATAAATAGCACCTCTGAAGTAAAGAATGCTGCTCTCAGCTATGGCTTATTGCAGAAATCTCTCAGTGACACGTGAGCACAGCTACGTCAACATGGCTTcgtccccgtccccgtcccgcTTTTACCCCCTTTCGTCCCCGTCCCGCTTTTACCCCACCCCGTTGATAGGTTACAGTAGATGAATTTGGAATAATGAAGTGTTGAGGGTGATACTGTCTGGTGTGTCTTGTTGGGTGGAGATAGCTAGTGATGTGGGATTTCGAGACCATAGCCATTGTGTAAAAATTTAAATAGTGTTTGTAATCTTGTTATCATACACTTTTTTTTAAGAGTGTCCCATCCTAAATGTTCCAACATAGTTAGTGTTAGTTAGATCTTTAAATGattatttgtaatgttgtagctacaagtaatagttgtaacacacccatgaggtttgtatctgattagTAAACACAAGTCCCAGACCCTAGGGTGAAGttatttacaaatcagatacaaaccgaaTGGGTGTGTCAAATCGATTTGTGGTATGCAAGGGCGTGTGCAGATCAAAGGCGCCCATTCAGTTTGTAACAGGGAAAGAACAAGAACGCAATTAGCTACTATTGGTTAGTGCTGATTGCTGTGTACAAGAAACGATTTTACTGTATTGGCGGTTtaatagtttattcattggtagtgcGTTTGTTATGCACTAGCGCGAGGTGCCGTCATCGATGCCAACCTCTCCAGTCATTATACCGCTTAGTTATAGCATCATTTATACGGGGTAGataagtgtctgatattcattgtcGAGTGGTGCATCGCTATAATGgccttggttagcttaatttattggggAACGAGCTGTGGTATAGATACCAACTCAGCCATCAG
This region includes:
- the LOC136264265 gene encoding uncharacterized protein gives rise to the protein MDDSEDGSNHDTDDCTVISNDANGALEMEEIVSYLEGAGTNYKDFLNTSVKPPVQPRGGTLILSDLGPDESQWESNKKKLRCDQYRWVHKGTRTFDRGNYSVKKKTGAIDVAGIEKQTGDNSFKRLEYWGIGSSYLIHYLGDHNAFVPCAHRNSKKSTKPFVWSAPHIKEKVTNKGPMMSAQKVYQQLVNEDEGGPRHVINTPRDQNQIKNFQKDENRQFRISHDGIYNTYQLCFQLQLKDRKGEPQNFLRNFQVYPTVCVHMVPHTAGVAAMQISILSSQQPSENRLPNNILIASDSVSIQCSENLSSSRR